The genomic stretch GGTGGACGTTCGTGCCTGCCGGGCTTTGCGTGGCGCTGGTGGGATTCGCGCTCACCCTGCTCAACTCGGGCTTCGACGAGATCACCAACCCGCGCCTGGGCGTCGAACGCGTCTGGCGGGCGTACCTGGCACGTCGCGGGCGCCCGGCCGGACACTCGACTCCCGTGGTGAGGGACGATGCCTGATCCTCTGCTCTCGATCCGCGACCTGTGCGTCGATTACATCACCGAGCGCGGGCCGGTGCGCGCGGTGGATTCGCTGTCCCTTGACGTGGCGTCAGGCGAGGTGCTGGGGATTGCCGGCGAGTCCGGTTGCGGCAAATCATCGCTCGCCCATGCGCTGTTGCGAACGCTCCCGCCTCCGGGGGTGATCTCGCGCGGCGCGGTCCGCTTCGAGGGCCGGGACTTGCTGGCGATGTCGGAGATGGAGCTGCGGCGCATCCGCTGGCGACGCATGGCGATGGTGTTCCAGGGTGCGATGGACGCGCTGAACCCCGTGATACCGGTGGGGGAGCAAATCGAGGACGTCATTCGCACTCACACCGGCGCCCGACGCAAGGCCACGCGACAGCAAGCCGGAAGATTGCTCGAATCGGTGGGGATCGCCGCCGATCGGCTCGGCGCCTATTCGCATCAGCTCTCGGGCGGCATGCGGCAACGCGTCAACATCGCGATGGCGCTGGCGCTCGAACCGGCGCTGCTGATCCTGGACGAACCCACAACGGCGCTCGACGTGATCCTGGAGCGTGAGATCCTGCGGCAGATCCGTGGGCTCCAGGCCCGGCTCGGCTTCGCGGTGCTGTTCATCAGCCACGACTTGGCGCGAATGCTGGAGTTCTCGGACCGCGTCGCGGTGTTCTACGCGGCACGGATGGTGGAATTGGGCCCAGCGGCCATGGTGGCCGGTGCGCCCGCCCATCCGTACACGCAGGGCCTGCTGCGCGCCTTCCCACGTCTTCGAAGCGGTCCCGCCCAGCCTACGAGCATCCCCGGCGTGCCTCCTAGCCTGATGAATCCGCCGGCAGGCTGCCGGTTTCACCCACGCTGCGCGCTAGCGGTGCCGGCGTGTCGAGAGCGGCCGCCCGAGTTCCGCGAGGTGACCCCGGGCCACTTCGCCGCCTGTCCCCTGGGGACGTAGGCGATGGGCCCCCAGCGCCTCACATCGCGAACGTGAGATACGACCGGACCTCCCACTCCTGGCCCTTGGCACTGCTCCCGGGATCGGGAAAATAACGCGGCGAGTTGACGTCCAGGGTGCGGTAGATGGCCCTCAGCCCGAGGCTGGTCTGCGGATTCGTGTACCACCACTTCGGTATCCCCAGCGTGTACGCCAAGTCGCCGGTGAGCTGAAGCGGGAAGGTGCCGTTGAAGTCGCGGTGGTAGTCGTATGGCCCCCAGTCGTTGACATGCACGCCGCCGCTGACGACCCAGGACTCCATCGCCAGCCGTGCATCGGCGCCGAAGCGGTGGACGAGGCGAGGGTCGTCACCGTTGGGCTCGCCGTCGCCGATGAACGCGGTTCCCACGAGGCGCCGCCGCGAGCCCAGGCTCGACACCACGCGTGCGCGCAGCTCCCACAGGTCGCGGGGTGGCGTCGCGCCCGGGAACGCTCCCACCTGCAGCACGCCTCCGATATCGAAGATGGCGTTGGCCGCGTCCATCGTGGTCGGCATGTGCCGATAGGTGAAATCGAGGCTGGCCGCGAACCGGGCGTCCTCGCGCGTGTCGTTGTCCCATGCCCACATCCACGTGGCGGGTGTGGGGTCGTAGCTCAGCATCAGCTCGGCGCCCACCATCTCGCGGTTGGTGCGCACCGCAAACGGGTCGTCGAGCGCATTGCGCGGGATCGCCGGCGAAGGAGATCCCGCTGGGATGGGACCCATGATGGGCTTCTGCCACAGGACATTGGGTCCGACCTGAAACGTGCCGAGGTTGTACAGCAGCCCGCTCATTACGTTGGTCTGGTTGCCGGTGCCGCAGTCCTTGAGCGTCCAGTTCGTGAAGGTGATGACCGCGGTGGGCCCCCCGTCGGCGACCAACCCCATTCGCGCTGCAAGCGCGTACCAGAACATCCGACCGCTCTGATAGGTGAGCTTGGCCTTGGCGCCAAAGGCGTCGCTCTCGAAGATCTCGTCCAGGTAGGCCAGGCTGTCTGCCTTGATGAAGTAGAAGGGCTGCCCAACCTTGTTGGCCCCAGACCAGATGCCGCCGACCGTGAGCGCCAGGGGCCCGCGCGTCTTCTCGAGCACCAACGTGCCCTTGTGCGTGCGCGGGGTCGGGATGAACGCCGAGCTGGTGATGTTGGTTTGTGACGAAATGTCCTGTTGGTAGATGGCCGTCGCAGTCACGCCGCGCACGGCCCGGCGGTAGCTGGCCATGACCGCCGGGTTCGCGCCCCACCACAGCTGCTGGCCGTAGGCGAACTTCCAGCCGGCCAGGCCGCGCTTGCCGGTCATCTCGAAGCCGAAGGGCGCCTCGCCGTTGTAGATGTCGATGTTCTGGCCGTAGTTGGCCTCACGGTAGAGGCCGAAGAAGTCGCCCTCATAGCCCCAGTGGTAGTGCCCGGTGCGGTAGAACCCCCCGAGCTGGAACGACGGGGCTTCCCAGGACACCGACGCGCGGTAGACCTTCACCCGTTCGATGCCCTCGATCGGCTGCGACTCGTTGTCGACCCAGAAGCTGCGGGTGCGACCGCGATTCTCGTAGAAGATCTCGTTGATCGGATTGGCTGCGACATGGCCGAGAATGTTGACGGAGAGCGCACCGGTGACGTTGCCGGTTGGATGGGCCTCGAAGTCGGTGTAGAAGGACTGCATCCGGTCGTAGCCCAGGAACGACGGCAGATCGGTCTGCGGCTGGGACGCGGGCGGAGTCGTAATGCGCCGGCCGCCTGTGCTGATGGTCTGCAACTCCATCCGAACACCGCTCACCCGCGCCTTGCCGGCAATGTCGGCGGTCTCCTGCGCCTTGTCGCCGCGCGCCTGCTGTACGGCCGACGTGGCGTCGATGCCCGCGAAGTGAGCGTCGATGGCGCGGAGGTCGGTGCCGGGCGCGTAGGCATCGAGCGCCCAGCAACGCTGCAGGGCATAGTACGCGGCCCGCGGATACAACTCGAAGAGGCCACGGTCGTCAGGCCGGCCCTTGGCGCAGATCCCCCACCATTCCTCGTTCATGTTGTTGTCGCCCGCGACGAAGTCCTCCACGTAACCGCCGTCCGGCCACGAAGCGTGGGTGTCGTGTACGTCGAGGCGGCTGTCCTGACCGTACTTCCACCAGCCATCGCTCCACTGGAACACGAAGCCGCCAATTGCGTTTCCAACCCGGCCCTTGCCGGCACTCTGCTCGTAGATCTCGCGCCACTGCCCGATCAGGTACCGCGCCTGCATCGCTTGGTCTTCCCGGCCCTCGCGTGCATTGAAGGCGTCACATCCGAACTCGGAGAAGAGCACCGGCTTGCCGGTCGCATCCCAGACCTTCTGGTACAGGTCGCCCACGGAAACGCCGCGATACACGTTGGTGCCCAGGATGTCGATGCTCTTGCACTCCCGCGCGATCAGGTCCAGGTACTGAATGTCTCCGTTGGCAATGCCGACCGGGTGGGTGGAGTCCACGGCGTGGATGGCCACCGTGATCTCCTCGAACAGCGAGTACAAGTGACGGGCCCTCGCCGCCTCCCGCTCGCCTTTGGGGAGAGCCTCGATCTCGAAAGAACTCCAGGAAAGGCCGTAGTTGTTCTCGTTGCCCAGCAGCCAGATCAGCACGCCGGGGGTGCCGCGGTAGCGCTCGACCTCACGCAGGACGTCCGCCTTGAGGGCGGCCCGCATCGCCGGATCGGAGTAATTCACCGAGGGATGCCACACGCCATCCAGGGTGAAGCCATAGCGCCCCATCGGGTGGTTGAGCATCACGTAGATGCCGTACCGCTCGTGGATGTACTTCACCCACCGGGGCGGGATGCCTGTATAGAGCCGGATCGCATTGGCGTGCATGCTCCGCAGCAGCGACATCTCGCGCTCGAGCGCCGTCACGATGACCTGTTCTGGCTGGGCCCACAGGTCGAACATGTAATTGTCCCCGATCGGGATGTAATCCCAGTTCATGCCACGAATCATGAAGTCGCGTCCCCCCACCCGCAGACGAGAGCCATCCGCGTCGGTCAAGACCCGCACCGACTCGGCCGGTGCCGTGTCCGCGGCGCGCGCACGGTCCACCGATGACGCAGCGGCCAGCGCAACCAGCCCCAGTACCAGGAGTGGCGTCGAACCGAGGGGATCGGTGAAGCGGCCGCTCCCGGTGGACGTCATCGGGCAGCGGCTCCAGGCGGCTCGGCAATCGCTGCCAGCAACGCCCTCGTGTATTCGTGGCGCGGGGAACCCACCACCTGCTCCGCGCTTCCTTCCTCCACGACCGCTCCATGTCGCAACACGACGATTCGGTCGGCGAGGAAACGCGCCGAGGCCAGGTCGTGCGTGATGAGGAGGATCGCGAGACCGGAATCCCTCTTGAGTCGGAGCAGCAGCTTGAGGATGTCCATGCGGATCGAGACGTCGAGCATCGAGGTTGGCTCGTCGGCCACCAGCAAATCGGGCTCCGCAGCGAGCGCACGTGCGATCGCCACGCGCTGTCTCTGGCCTCCCGACAGTTCGTAGGGATGGCGCTGCAGGAACTCCTCGGCGGGCTCGAGTCCGACCCGGCGCAGGAGCTCGAGCGCGCGCACGCGCAGATCGGCTGCGCTGGCCTTCGCGCCGGTGTCGGGTCGCAGGCGTCTCAGGCAAGCCAGGGGACGGATGAGGTGATGAGCGACATCGTGCACCGGATTGAGCGACCCGAACGGATCTTGGAACACCATCTGAACGCGGCGGCGATACGCGCGAGTCGCCCCTCCCCGCTCACGACGAAGCACATCCTCGCCGTCCAGTAGGATTCCACCGCCGTCGGGGCTGTCGAGCCGCAGGATCAGCCGCGCCAGCGTGCTTTTCCCGCTGCCGGACTCGCCCACCACCGCCACGACTTCTTGGCGATCGATTCTCAGGTTGAAATCCGCTATCGCTACGATGCGATGGGCCTTGGCAAACACTCCCCTGGAAACAAATGCCTTACGAACTCCTCGCACCTCGAGCAGGGGCGGTCTCGAATTCATCTCGGCGATCGCCATCGAGCTTCCTCGGTTTGGCGGCGGCGACTTTGTTCGGTGCGCGAACATAGTGGAGTCGCATGGGGATTGGTGTCAAGCCAGGCGCGAGGGCAAGCGGCGCCTATCCGCTCCAGAGAACTCCCTCGGGCACACCCACATCGATCCGCGCCAAGTCTCCCTCCCGCCTGAAGAGCGCCCGGCTGAGGGGAGCGTCGAGACGGTCCCCGTCTCGGGTCGTAGTGGCCCCGTCGCGCCGGGTGACTTGGATCCACAACTCGGTACCGGTCAGCCGGTAAACGACGGGGACCTGGCAGACGCTGAAGGCAAGCGCCCCGGCCGGCAGATCCACCGTCACAGGGTTCCCTGCCACGTCATAGCTCCTGAGGATCGAGTGCTCGAAGAGAAATTCATCCCGCCGGAGCAGCACCGGCCGGAAGGCCACGGCGCCATCTGCCACCTGGACACCCAACTCACCGAACCGGGTTAGGATCATCTCCTTCACCATCCCGGTCATTCCAGGCTGCTGCGCCCCCGCATGGCGGGGCGTGTGGGAGTACGGATCGGTGGGAAACGCACCGTACTCGAGGACAGTCTTTTCGAACCCGAGTCCGCCGCGGATCCGGAAGTACGCACGTCCCAGCGCCTCGACGACTGCAGGTTGTTCTCGGTCGCGGATGGCCCGCAGCAAGTGCTCCTGAACGGCCAGCAAGAGCTTCGCGACCATGTGCCAGTAGATGCAACCCAGGCCCTCGTATCCGTACATGGCGCCCGAGCGGCCCGTGAAAGAGTGGTGGTGGAAGACCTCCTCGAAGAGATCCCGGACAGCCTTCCGATCGGCGCGCACGAAAGCTGACCATCGCTCCTGTCCGGACAGCCGGTCCATCGCAGACTCGAGGTCTCGCGCGTTCCTGAAGTCCGGGTGAAAGTGGC from Candidatus Eisenbacteria bacterium encodes the following:
- a CDS encoding glycoside hydrolase family 2 TIM barrel-domain containing protein; the protein is MTSTGSGRFTDPLGSTPLLVLGLVALAAASSVDRARAADTAPAESVRVLTDADGSRLRVGGRDFMIRGMNWDYIPIGDNYMFDLWAQPEQVIVTALEREMSLLRSMHANAIRLYTGIPPRWVKYIHERYGIYVMLNHPMGRYGFTLDGVWHPSVNYSDPAMRAALKADVLREVERYRGTPGVLIWLLGNENNYGLSWSSFEIEALPKGEREAARARHLYSLFEEITVAIHAVDSTHPVGIANGDIQYLDLIARECKSIDILGTNVYRGVSVGDLYQKVWDATGKPVLFSEFGCDAFNAREGREDQAMQARYLIGQWREIYEQSAGKGRVGNAIGGFVFQWSDGWWKYGQDSRLDVHDTHASWPDGGYVEDFVAGDNNMNEEWWGICAKGRPDDRGLFELYPRAAYYALQRCWALDAYAPGTDLRAIDAHFAGIDATSAVQQARGDKAQETADIAGKARVSGVRMELQTISTGGRRITTPPASQPQTDLPSFLGYDRMQSFYTDFEAHPTGNVTGALSVNILGHVAANPINEIFYENRGRTRSFWVDNESQPIEGIERVKVYRASVSWEAPSFQLGGFYRTGHYHWGYEGDFFGLYREANYGQNIDIYNGEAPFGFEMTGKRGLAGWKFAYGQQLWWGANPAVMASYRRAVRGVTATAIYQQDISSQTNITSSAFIPTPRTHKGTLVLEKTRGPLALTVGGIWSGANKVGQPFYFIKADSLAYLDEIFESDAFGAKAKLTYQSGRMFWYALAARMGLVADGGPTAVITFTNWTLKDCGTGNQTNVMSGLLYNLGTFQVGPNVLWQKPIMGPIPAGSPSPAIPRNALDDPFAVRTNREMVGAELMLSYDPTPATWMWAWDNDTREDARFAASLDFTYRHMPTTMDAANAIFDIGGVLQVGAFPGATPPRDLWELRARVVSSLGSRRRLVGTAFIGDGEPNGDDPRLVHRFGADARLAMESWVVSGGVHVNDWGPYDYHRDFNGTFPLQLTGDLAYTLGIPKWWYTNPQTSLGLRAIYRTLDVNSPRYFPDPGSSAKGQEWEVRSYLTFAM
- a CDS encoding ATP-binding cassette domain-containing protein, translating into MFAHRTKSPPPNRGSSMAIAEMNSRPPLLEVRGVRKAFVSRGVFAKAHRIVAIADFNLRIDRQEVVAVVGESGSGKSTLARLILRLDSPDGGGILLDGEDVLRRERGGATRAYRRRVQMVFQDPFGSLNPVHDVAHHLIRPLACLRRLRPDTGAKASAADLRVRALELLRRVGLEPAEEFLQRHPYELSGGQRQRVAIARALAAEPDLLVADEPTSMLDVSIRMDILKLLLRLKRDSGLAILLITHDLASARFLADRIVVLRHGAVVEEGSAEQVVGSPRHEYTRALLAAIAEPPGAAAR
- a CDS encoding ABC transporter ATP-binding protein: MPDPLLSIRDLCVDYITERGPVRAVDSLSLDVASGEVLGIAGESGCGKSSLAHALLRTLPPPGVISRGAVRFEGRDLLAMSEMELRRIRWRRMAMVFQGAMDALNPVIPVGEQIEDVIRTHTGARRKATRQQAGRLLESVGIAADRLGAYSHQLSGGMRQRVNIAMALALEPALLILDEPTTALDVILEREILRQIRGLQARLGFAVLFISHDLARMLEFSDRVAVFYAARMVELGPAAMVAGAPAHPYTQGLLRAFPRLRSGPAQPTSIPGVPPSLMNPPAGCRFHPRCALAVPACRERPPEFREVTPGHFAACPLGT